AATTcgaaaatatacatgtatattcttCAATTCACACAGAGATAttcattcaaaattattaaagtatatacaatatataccCTTAATCAAACTCAAAGATTATACttaattatacatatacatattcgaAAATTGTTCTTGCAATTATAGCCCTCATATCATCAAATATTTCCAAATGAAGTTTCAAACATATAGCTAtactatatataattatatccatctATGCACCATTCTTAACTACATTTAATCCCCAAAGCTTAATTAGACTTATAttcatatagccgaatataagtgtacacatataagccatccatatatcaacttaattaatcaaagtatatatattttttataccttAACATAAAAATACAGTAGATATTCatacacacaaatatatatatatttatattgaattattaacaTTAAATAGCTAgtcgacttacctcggatattagcggacacgatcgactattcaattactttcgtTTTCCCGCGATCCAAATCctttttcttcgtttcttgatctaaacataatcaaatttaacctttttattcatcaaaacattcaattaagtccaaaattcatcaaaacattcaattaagtccaaaaggcataagaTTTTTCCGGATGCTGGGCACACACAAGACATTAGATAGATGTAATAACTTCTTTGTTGTAGGTAAAAATGCATTACCAATAGACGAAATTTTAGTGGGAGTTCCATTTTCCATTACCAGAGAAGAAGTACTTGAATACAGATTGTCGCATTTAAAACCAGAATCATCTTGGTAGACATGATGAGTGGCTCCTGAATCTGGATACCAGGATGAGGTCCCTACTGGTGTTGGAACATATGAATTAGTTTTATCAAAATTAGAATTATATTGTGTAGCAGCCGAAAAATCAGACGTATGAAAATCAAGAATTCGGGACAGACCAACACCCTATAAGGAGTCAACATCAAGTACTCTAGCACGTGGTCAGGACCATTATTGTATAGAAAACTGTTAAAACCAACATGATTGACATTGGGCTCACTAGAATTGTTCAGCCCAAAATTCGGACTAGCATTATGCGGCCCACTAGAATCGTTCAGCCCAAAATTTGGGCAGTATTTACCTGTCCATCAGGCAGCCCACTAGAAGTATGCAACCCAAATGACTGGCCTAGAACAGGTAACCTAGACACCCCAGCAGACGACCCCAACTGATGATGGCCCATTTCTCGCCCAAAATGGCGCCCCAAATCTCGCTCTACACTGTTCCCAAAACCATGGCCCAAATTACTTACAAATATAGGCTCATTTTGTGGTCTGACACACACACCATACATCACAGTGGGCCATCATGATACCAAGCAAAACCATTAGCAAAATTATCAGAATTCCTACCATTCGAAAAACCAAACCCAAATGTTGAAGACGACGACCAGCCTTCCCATGGAATTGAAACAGTCTCTATGTGTCGCTCATGTCCATAAAAAATAGTAGATCAGCTAGCAAAATTACTAGGCAAACTTTGGCCAGAAAAACGCACTGGACTTGGTTCGCTCTGACCACCGTAGTCACGGTTGAATCGGTAGAAACATCGTTGTGCAAGTTGACCAAACTGACTGCATATCTGGCACTGTATTCGAGGATGAAAACCACGCCCACGCGAGCCAGATGAGAAGCAACCACCACGCCCAGAGCGAAGATCAGATTCGGTCACTGCCACAACCGGAGACGCTTCAGGCACGTTCGCAAGCATCGACGCTTCTTGCACCACTTGTGTCTGGCGACTCTCTAACTCCATCAACACATCAACCAACTTTTGAAATGGGAGGGTCTTCGACGAAAATGATGCGAGAGTTAACACAGCATCGAACTCCGATGGAAGACCAGCTAGAATCACTTCGACCTTTTCAGCCTCCGAAACGACAAAGCTAGACGCCTCAAAGAGAGCATAAATGTTCTGAACCTTGGCTACATATTCAGTAACACTCAACACATCTTTCTGAGGGAGTGTAACTCATGTTTGATTCGGGAAATTTTAGCACAGGTGGAGGTAGCAAACAGCCGATTAGTAATACTCCAGATGTCACACGCCGTCTTAGCAGCTGTAAAAGAAGACAGTAAAGATGCACTAATAGTAGAAAACAACCAAGATGCTAAGAGTTTATCTTATTGAAGAAAGACGAGTGCCTCTAGATTTGGAGTCAGAACACCATCCGAAGACACAACGAACCGAGGCGGAGCATGTAGTGTACCATCTAAAAAACTTTGCAGCTCATATCCTTCTGTGATTAATCTGATATGTTGCTGCCAAAGCACAAAATTCTTCTCATCTAATTTTACTGTATCGTGACGAGGGAAAGCCTGAATCAACCGGGAGCTAGAAAAACACGGAGTAGAACGATCAATAGACATGGAATCTTGTGAATTAGCCATGGAGCAGCAGCGGATGAAGACCTCAGGAGGTTAGGCGACTGATACCATGTTAGATATCATAGACATAAACGAAAATATTGTTAAAGAAATACCAGAAGAACTATAGAGTAATTTTCTAATGAATATTCCTCATCTCGAATGAATACATTGATGAATTTTATATACTCACATGAAGATAACTAATCCTAACCAACTAATTAACAAATTGACAACAGACTAACAACCTCAATCAATCTTTATACTCACGTTTAACACTCACCCACCACAGATGCAACCGCGCTATGAGAATTCAAAGAAAGGTAAAATAAGCTTTGATTGTCATGGACTGAAGTGGTTCTTGAAGTAATCTGGTGGTTTGGCCATAGTACTTGGCCCAATAGAAGAGTGACAGTAGGATACTGGGAAGATTCCAAACTGGTCGAGTGTCATTAAAGAGTATCATAGTATCGTGTTCATCAATGCTCATACCAACAATAGAGGTACCAGATGAATGAGTTGACCAAATTTACTTGCCATGTTCATCCATCAAAGACAACTCTCCACCTTGGGTGAATTTGAGTGTAGCATTTTCTTTAACCGGCACATTCCAATTTACAGTCCAAACCACCTGGGGACGTTCCTTTAAATTAACTTCACCATTGAGCATATCCACGAACATAATCGACAAGTCACAGTAATCTTTGTAAGGGCAATTGCAAAAGAAGCCGAATCCAAATCCATAGTTGCCAAATGTACTATTTTGGGTTGTTTCTGCCTTGAAAAGTATAAAGCGAGCCAAGGAGCCATACGTGAACTTTGTTTCTTGAGGAATGGATTGATTGCTGTTTGTCCAAGTTGTTCGGTTTcctgcagaaaaataaagagttgaGTCCGGCAGAAAAGCCACTACCAAACTAGATAAATGCTTAAGATAAACATTGATTGTATCAAGCTAAAATAGGCTATAATTTAGGTTGTATAAGCAGGAATGGTTAGGCGTTGGCTACCAAAAGAACACAAGATTTAAATATGACCATCATTCACTTGTTCTTACTGCTACAACCGGCAAATATTTTGTTCTTTCCTCGTCAAGAGTGCATTCAAACATATAGAAATCATCGTTGACCTGAAGTCATACATACCTTTTAGTTCTTTCGACAACATAGAAATTTACAAAGTCATATGTATGTTCTCCAATGCGTTCAATTCTCAAACGTATTCGGCTGTTATGTTTCGGCACTGGCTATCCTAAAGATTCGGATATCATAAAAGTTACCTCTGCTTTACGAATGACACAACTTAAGACGCCCTTTGAAATTCATGTGTAGAACGGAGATATCCTGTCGGTCAAATATATTGGCGAACAACTAGGCTTCTTCTATCAGAGCTTCCCAAATCCAAAAAAATATTTGTGCTTTTCTGCTTTGGAACTTAGTTCATCTTTGTCCAATGCTATACATATTGGCCAAtcatagtttaatttatttacatcAATTTCAATAATGCAAAAGTACCTTAGCATGTTGGATTTTGGATCTTGCTGATCAGATGGGAATGTGGTTTTCAATCTTGGGAGCTGCTGCAGGCTTGGGTTTTTGCAActatttttcaagaaaaactaACACTAGCCAAGAAAATTACCAGAAAAAAATGGTGGAATTTCGGTTGAGCAATTAAGCAAATGCATATTAttcactaatatatatatatttctcctAGAAAACTATAACATTTACATAGAAGAAGGTAAAGTATACTACCGGTCTTCACATTTCCAATAGTCTCCTTCAAAAGCAGCAAAATGCCTGcaaaaaaagttcaaaaactTCATTAACAAACCTCAACAGGATCAAAATTGAAGCTGAACCAAGTTGAATTCCACTTCTTAATTATGGAACAGAAATGAATTCAATCATATGTGATGGGAAAATATAAAGCCatacattgaaaaaaaaattatctcttACTACGACGTCGGTCCATTACTCTTTTGAGCCTTTCAAGCATATCTTGTTCAGTGAATATTCTACCAAGAGAGCTTAAAAAGGCACTTCTCCGAACCGGGGGAGACCAAATTCCACTCTTCTCATAATCAAAGTTGAATTCAGACACGTCGAGGAACTTCTCGAGAAGGCGATCGGAAACAGATTTAGGAACCACTTGAACCTTAACAGGAGATGACTACGGCAAATTAGAAGGTGAAGATGAAAAGACTTGAAAGTTTGACATTGATAAACAATACAACTCAGTACAAAATAAACTCCGAAAAGATAACAACAAGATAATGATAATTAAAACAAGCCTGGGATTGGTGAGAAGGAGGAGACAACATTTTTAAAGGGCTAGAATTTGGGGGGAAAGAAGTGGGAACCTAGATAAAGATAGTCCTGGATGGCATAACTAAAGGGTTTATATTACTGGGGTCTGAATTCAGTGGAACTTGGACTAGTTTTGGCTAAGTTTTGGCTAAGCAATATTGTGAGGCATAAAGAGCTTACAATGAATATCTGCGATTTTGTTTGGTATGTATGGATGAATGGTTATGTTCTTTGAGTGGACCCTTCTTGTGTTGTTCATTGGAAGTCCATCGTTGCTGAAGCAAAGATGGTTTCGAGAATGTGATTTGAAACATGAAAGATGGGAGTGTAGTACAATCTGCTATATCCAAGTTCCCATATGATATTAAGGTTCAAATCATCCTGTAAATGGAGTTGAATTTTCTTGCAAGCAATCTACTGACAAACATCATCAAGATACGGAACATGGGACAACAATTTTTGACTTTTGGAACTGAATTATTTCTGCCCATATCATGTTGCTAGTGACGACATGGGAAGATTCTATTGTTGCAAAAGCTAAAGTcgaatttaaaaatcaaaaagcTGCATTcaataatttccatttttatCGTCTTCTGAGCTTGTAGAGCTCTTAGTTTACGTTATACCAGAAACAACATATTTCTAGTGCAGGTTACAGTTTGAAAGTAGGAAGCAGTAGGGCCAGCCATTTGCCCTTTTCCATGGCTTTGGACATGTTCGTAGGTGGCAATAATTTCAACTCATTGGATGCTGAGTAACTTTTCAAGTATGCCTCAATGATTTCAACTTAGTGGGGAGCAAAGAACACTGTCCTTAGTAACACTTTCAGCTTCGACTTTGGAGACCCATTTTTTCCCACTTCCTTTCACTGAACAAACCATTTCTCTTGAAACGAAACTCCCGTCTAAAAGCAATTTATCAGCCAATAATCAGATTAAACGAATTTGAATCAAACCCTTcaaattttgcttttcttttttttctgtaTGGCTATTAAGTCCGTCCATAGTTGCATCCAAAAGAACATCATGGGGCCAGTTGTGAATCAAAATTACACTGCAGGGAAAAGGGTTATAACAATATTTATAAGTTGGGAGCTGTGGCCAGCTATCTGTCACGAAACTAATAATTAACTAGGGACCAATTCCAGAAATTTAGGTGACCGTATTGAAGAAAACGTTGGACTGAGTCTCGATTAAAACCAGTAGTTCGACATTTGGCGTCTACTTTATGTCAAATCATCACTGTAGGACAGGACTTTTTACTAGCGTAAATTAAGTTGATTCAAAATCATTAGCCTAACACTGTGTTTTCCTGGGCTTTATAACCGAACTGATTGCTATTTAAGTTGGTTCAGGCCTAAGTAAAGCTCCTGACTGGCAAAGTGGAAAGAGCCTGAGTTTAGGGATGAATATGGGCCATGAACTGGGTCGAAACTCTAGTTTATAAAACATGGCCTAGCCTACCCAGTCCACCAGGATAaatataaatcttaaatttaacttatttatttagGTTAAGATATGCTTCATGTCTTTATAtatagatttttataattttaaattttttatcttttacttttttgaattcaaaaatttaagttaaattgtTAATAACATTGTTaatgtttttctattaaatttattagtgtgacattttgaaataaaaaaagtaataatcatgtaataaaataattactttataatagacttgaatttaatatataaattttaacagtattaataactgagcttttatttttaaatctaaaaattaagaTAACAAAatctcttaaaataaaaataggactaaattccaaatgtatgaagactagaaggactaaaagcatcttttaaccttttatttattatattatttaattgaattaaaaatgtgGCTACAACTATTAATATGGTTTTGGACAAACAATGAGAAAAAAAAGGTAAGGTCATTacctaaaagaaaaataaaacatgagTAGTTGATAGTGCTGGTAATCATAAAAGCTCACGTTTGAGCTAATCGCATTAACCTTCCAACATTACCTGTCATTTTCTCCTCCAATTACACCACTCGTTTTTACTTTTTTGGTACAGCtggtatttaaaatttaataactgaattaattaaaataggaaaaataattataaaatgtcATCACTCCATTGGCTAATTAAATATGGTTTAATTAAACCTCAAGTTCATTACATTTTGCAACAGCCATCAACCCCGTTTATACACAAACCAAAACACAACAAACATCTCACCATCAGCATTGAAGTCACTTGAACTTGAAGCTTCCACTTTCTACTTTCTCTCTGCAATAAAACGACCAAAAACTGCAACAATTCCTGTCCTGTAATTACCTACCATCTTTATTCCAAATCTAACATTCCTCCAAACTCCAGACCACTACTCCTTTTTAACCGCTAAAAACACccgtaatatttttttataaaggaTGTGTTTtcatatttgtatataaaatataaaaaaaatacatacgcATCCAAGacattataattttcttttttcatctttataatttcaacaaaatcatacttaatttatttttatatatttataattttgctACATGAAATTATATcataatatagtttatatatatatattcctttttGATACTTGTGATTTTATTATCCAAGTAAGCATAATTCTGTTACTGAAAACATACATTTGTACATCTTATCATATGTTAATTTCACTCTACAACTTTACTATAAAACTATATAAATTAATTCCCAAATCAATGCATAACTGTTCCTTCCATACAcaattaatagtttatatttatatattaatattgcaaaattattaataaattaaatttatattaacatTTAACATGTAAAAGTAAAGAATAAAAGCCAAGATAATCTGTCTCCAACTCTAAAAAAAAGTACCAAATCCCACTTCCTCTAATTTTCACTCTCGAGTCCCTCTTCTCAGAGACAGCAGTCTTTTACattggaaaatatttaaaaagaaatttacttttttttctttttcttttttttttgtagtgAGAGATCTTAAAGTTGAAACGAAACCCTCTTTTGCACGCTCTTTCTCTCTCATATTCATCACTCGAAGCAAAAGTAAAAGGGAAAGTAAAAGGAGGGTTTTGAGGAGGGTGAAAGATGGCTGGTTACAGGGCAGAGGATGACTACGACTTCCTTTTCAAGGTGGTGCTGATCGGTGATTCGGGAGTAGGCAAGTCTAACCTTCTCTCAAGGTTCACCAGGAACGAGTTTAGCCTCGAGTCCAAGTCCACTATTGGCGTTGAGTTCGCTACTCGTAGCTTGAATGTTGATGGTAAGGTCATCAAGGCTCAGATTTGGGACACTGCTGG
The genomic region above belongs to Gossypium hirsutum isolate 1008001.06 chromosome D05, Gossypium_hirsutum_v2.1, whole genome shotgun sequence and contains:
- the LOC107902684 gene encoding uncharacterized protein — encoded protein: MAGPTASYFQTVTCTRNMLFLSSPVKVQVVPKSVSDRLLEKFLDVSEFNFDYEKSGIWSPPVRRSAFLSSLGRIFTEQDMLERLKRVMDRRRSILLLLKETIGNVKTGNRTTWTNSNQSIPQETKFTYGSLARFILFKAETTQNSTFGNYGFGFGFFCNCPYKDYCDLSIMFVDMLNGEVNLKERPQVVWTVNWNVPVKENATLKFTQGGELSLMDEHGK